In a single window of the Oryctolagus cuniculus chromosome 9, mOryCun1.1, whole genome shotgun sequence genome:
- the GPR19 gene encoding probable G-protein coupled receptor 19 isoform X1, translated as MKQSSPEAFHPANSAGHRTKKEKMNMVFAHRMDNSKPALVTPTLLVPLHNHSCTETAAPLPSHSLTELHEEHNGMSNRTDLQYGLKPGEVATASIFFGTLWLFSIFGNSLVCLVIHRSRRTQSTTNYFVVSLACADLLISIASTPFVLLQLAAGRWTLGSAMCKAVRYFQYLTPGVQIYVLLSICIDRFYTIVYPLSFKVTREKAKKMIAASWIFDAVFVIPVFFLYGSNWDSHCNYFLPSSWEGTAYTVIHFLVGFVIPSVLIILFYQKVIKYIWRIGTDGRTVRRTMNIVPRTKVKTIKMFLILNLLFLLSWLPFHVAQLWHPHEQDYKKSSLVFTAVTWISFSSSASKPTLYSIYNANFRRGMKETFCMSSMKCYRSNAYTITTSSRIAKKNYVGISEIPPMAKTITKDSIYDSFDREAKEKKLAWPINSNPPNTFV; from the coding sequence aactaagaaggaaaaaatgaatatGGTTTTTGCTCACAGAATGGACAACAGCAAGCCAGCTTTGGTTACCCCTACTCTTCTGGTACCCCTCCACAACCACAGCTGCACTGAAACAGCCGCACCTCTGCCAAGCCACAGCCTGACCGAATTACATGAGGAGCACAATGGGATGAGCAACAGAACAGACCTTCAATACGGACTGAAACCTGGGGAAGTGGCCACAGCCAGCATTTTCTTTGGGACTCTGTGGTTGTTTTCTATCTTTGGCAATTCCCTGGTTTGTTTGGTAATCCATAGGAGTAGAAGGACTCAGTCTACCACGAACTACTTTGTGGTCTCACTGGCATGCGCTGATCTTCTCATCAGCATCGCCAGCACACCATTCGTCCTGCTCCAGCTCGCCGCTGGCCGGTGGACACTTGGCAGTGCTATGTGCAAAGCTGTGCGGTATTTCCAGTATCTCACTCCAGGCGTCCAGATCTATGTGCTCCTCTCTATCTGCATAGACCGGTTCTACACCATTGTCTATCCTCTGAGCTTCAAGGTGACCAGAGAAAAAGCTAAGAAAATGATTGCAGCATCTTGGATCTTTGATGCAGTCTTTGTGATCCCCGTGTTCTTCCTCTACGGCTCTAACTGGGACAGTCATTGTAACTATTTCCTCCCTTCGTCTTGGGAAGGAACCGCCTATACTGTCATCCACTTCTTGGTAGGCTTTGTGATTCCATCTGTCCTCATAATCTTATTTTACCAAAAGGTCATAAAGTATATTTGGAGAATAGGCACTGATGGCCGAACAGTGAGGAGGACAATGAATATTGTCCCAAGGACAAAAGTGAAAACTATCAAAATGTTCCTCATTTTAAATCTATTGTTTTTGCTCTCCTGGCTGCCTTTTCATGTAGCTCAGCTGTGGCACCCCCACGAACAGGACTATAAGAAAAGTTCCCTTGTTTTCACAGCTGTCACATGGATATCCTTTAGTTCTTCAGCCTCCAAGCCTACTCTGTATTCAATTTATAATGCCAATTTTAGGCGAGGGATGAAAGAGACTTTTTGCATGTCCTCGATGAAATGTTACCGAAGCAATGCCTATACGATCACAACAAGTTCAAGGATAGCCAAAAAAAACTATGTTGGCATTTCAGAAATCCCTCCCATGGCTAAAACTATAACCAAAGACTCAATCTATGATTCATTTGACAGAGAAGCCAAGGAAAAAAAGCTTGCTTGGCCCATTAACTCAAACCCACCAAATACTTTTGTTTAA
- the GPR19 gene encoding probable G-protein coupled receptor 19 isoform X2, with amino-acid sequence MKSSPEAFHPANSAGHRTKKEKMNMVFAHRMDNSKPALVTPTLLVPLHNHSCTETAAPLPSHSLTELHEEHNGMSNRTDLQYGLKPGEVATASIFFGTLWLFSIFGNSLVCLVIHRSRRTQSTTNYFVVSLACADLLISIASTPFVLLQLAAGRWTLGSAMCKAVRYFQYLTPGVQIYVLLSICIDRFYTIVYPLSFKVTREKAKKMIAASWIFDAVFVIPVFFLYGSNWDSHCNYFLPSSWEGTAYTVIHFLVGFVIPSVLIILFYQKVIKYIWRIGTDGRTVRRTMNIVPRTKVKTIKMFLILNLLFLLSWLPFHVAQLWHPHEQDYKKSSLVFTAVTWISFSSSASKPTLYSIYNANFRRGMKETFCMSSMKCYRSNAYTITTSSRIAKKNYVGISEIPPMAKTITKDSIYDSFDREAKEKKLAWPINSNPPNTFV; translated from the coding sequence aactaagaaggaaaaaatgaatatGGTTTTTGCTCACAGAATGGACAACAGCAAGCCAGCTTTGGTTACCCCTACTCTTCTGGTACCCCTCCACAACCACAGCTGCACTGAAACAGCCGCACCTCTGCCAAGCCACAGCCTGACCGAATTACATGAGGAGCACAATGGGATGAGCAACAGAACAGACCTTCAATACGGACTGAAACCTGGGGAAGTGGCCACAGCCAGCATTTTCTTTGGGACTCTGTGGTTGTTTTCTATCTTTGGCAATTCCCTGGTTTGTTTGGTAATCCATAGGAGTAGAAGGACTCAGTCTACCACGAACTACTTTGTGGTCTCACTGGCATGCGCTGATCTTCTCATCAGCATCGCCAGCACACCATTCGTCCTGCTCCAGCTCGCCGCTGGCCGGTGGACACTTGGCAGTGCTATGTGCAAAGCTGTGCGGTATTTCCAGTATCTCACTCCAGGCGTCCAGATCTATGTGCTCCTCTCTATCTGCATAGACCGGTTCTACACCATTGTCTATCCTCTGAGCTTCAAGGTGACCAGAGAAAAAGCTAAGAAAATGATTGCAGCATCTTGGATCTTTGATGCAGTCTTTGTGATCCCCGTGTTCTTCCTCTACGGCTCTAACTGGGACAGTCATTGTAACTATTTCCTCCCTTCGTCTTGGGAAGGAACCGCCTATACTGTCATCCACTTCTTGGTAGGCTTTGTGATTCCATCTGTCCTCATAATCTTATTTTACCAAAAGGTCATAAAGTATATTTGGAGAATAGGCACTGATGGCCGAACAGTGAGGAGGACAATGAATATTGTCCCAAGGACAAAAGTGAAAACTATCAAAATGTTCCTCATTTTAAATCTATTGTTTTTGCTCTCCTGGCTGCCTTTTCATGTAGCTCAGCTGTGGCACCCCCACGAACAGGACTATAAGAAAAGTTCCCTTGTTTTCACAGCTGTCACATGGATATCCTTTAGTTCTTCAGCCTCCAAGCCTACTCTGTATTCAATTTATAATGCCAATTTTAGGCGAGGGATGAAAGAGACTTTTTGCATGTCCTCGATGAAATGTTACCGAAGCAATGCCTATACGATCACAACAAGTTCAAGGATAGCCAAAAAAAACTATGTTGGCATTTCAGAAATCCCTCCCATGGCTAAAACTATAACCAAAGACTCAATCTATGATTCATTTGACAGAGAAGCCAAGGAAAAAAAGCTTGCTTGGCCCATTAACTCAAACCCACCAAATACTTTTGTTTAA
- the GPR19 gene encoding probable G-protein coupled receptor 19 isoform X3 — translation MNMVFAHRMDNSKPALVTPTLLVPLHNHSCTETAAPLPSHSLTELHEEHNGMSNRTDLQYGLKPGEVATASIFFGTLWLFSIFGNSLVCLVIHRSRRTQSTTNYFVVSLACADLLISIASTPFVLLQLAAGRWTLGSAMCKAVRYFQYLTPGVQIYVLLSICIDRFYTIVYPLSFKVTREKAKKMIAASWIFDAVFVIPVFFLYGSNWDSHCNYFLPSSWEGTAYTVIHFLVGFVIPSVLIILFYQKVIKYIWRIGTDGRTVRRTMNIVPRTKVKTIKMFLILNLLFLLSWLPFHVAQLWHPHEQDYKKSSLVFTAVTWISFSSSASKPTLYSIYNANFRRGMKETFCMSSMKCYRSNAYTITTSSRIAKKNYVGISEIPPMAKTITKDSIYDSFDREAKEKKLAWPINSNPPNTFV, via the coding sequence atgaatatGGTTTTTGCTCACAGAATGGACAACAGCAAGCCAGCTTTGGTTACCCCTACTCTTCTGGTACCCCTCCACAACCACAGCTGCACTGAAACAGCCGCACCTCTGCCAAGCCACAGCCTGACCGAATTACATGAGGAGCACAATGGGATGAGCAACAGAACAGACCTTCAATACGGACTGAAACCTGGGGAAGTGGCCACAGCCAGCATTTTCTTTGGGACTCTGTGGTTGTTTTCTATCTTTGGCAATTCCCTGGTTTGTTTGGTAATCCATAGGAGTAGAAGGACTCAGTCTACCACGAACTACTTTGTGGTCTCACTGGCATGCGCTGATCTTCTCATCAGCATCGCCAGCACACCATTCGTCCTGCTCCAGCTCGCCGCTGGCCGGTGGACACTTGGCAGTGCTATGTGCAAAGCTGTGCGGTATTTCCAGTATCTCACTCCAGGCGTCCAGATCTATGTGCTCCTCTCTATCTGCATAGACCGGTTCTACACCATTGTCTATCCTCTGAGCTTCAAGGTGACCAGAGAAAAAGCTAAGAAAATGATTGCAGCATCTTGGATCTTTGATGCAGTCTTTGTGATCCCCGTGTTCTTCCTCTACGGCTCTAACTGGGACAGTCATTGTAACTATTTCCTCCCTTCGTCTTGGGAAGGAACCGCCTATACTGTCATCCACTTCTTGGTAGGCTTTGTGATTCCATCTGTCCTCATAATCTTATTTTACCAAAAGGTCATAAAGTATATTTGGAGAATAGGCACTGATGGCCGAACAGTGAGGAGGACAATGAATATTGTCCCAAGGACAAAAGTGAAAACTATCAAAATGTTCCTCATTTTAAATCTATTGTTTTTGCTCTCCTGGCTGCCTTTTCATGTAGCTCAGCTGTGGCACCCCCACGAACAGGACTATAAGAAAAGTTCCCTTGTTTTCACAGCTGTCACATGGATATCCTTTAGTTCTTCAGCCTCCAAGCCTACTCTGTATTCAATTTATAATGCCAATTTTAGGCGAGGGATGAAAGAGACTTTTTGCATGTCCTCGATGAAATGTTACCGAAGCAATGCCTATACGATCACAACAAGTTCAAGGATAGCCAAAAAAAACTATGTTGGCATTTCAGAAATCCCTCCCATGGCTAAAACTATAACCAAAGACTCAATCTATGATTCATTTGACAGAGAAGCCAAGGAAAAAAAGCTTGCTTGGCCCATTAACTCAAACCCACCAAATACTTTTGTTTAA